A single genomic interval of Salmo trutta chromosome 13, fSalTru1.1, whole genome shotgun sequence harbors:
- the LOC115206803 gene encoding olfactory receptor 11A1-like, which produces MENSTQFTSFILAGYSDSGHLKYFYFIILTVLYISIVFANTVLIVVICMERSLHEPMYLFLCSLFVNELYGSTGLFPALMIHLVSDAHSVSTVYCYLQIFCMYTYGSMEFCNLSAMSYDRYLAICYPLQYNVIMTPNRVCFLICVIWLYPFAKSIITLFLSIRLKLCGNVIDKVYCDNYLIVKLACSSSDTTVNNIYGLYSLVLSVVVPLITILFSYVKILTICLKSSIETRQKAFSTCTPHLASLLNFSFGCFLNLLQSRFDRPMRNVPTVLHTILSVYFLMCQPLFNPVVYGVRMAKIRQACKNILPVGLYPKT; this is translated from the coding sequence ATGGAAAACTCAACACAATTCACATCATTTATACTAGCTGGATATAGTGACAGTGGACACTTAAAGTACTTCTATTTCATTATATTGACTGTGTTATACATCTCCATAGTTTTTGCGAACACAGTGCTTATTGTGGTTATATGTATGGAGAGAAGCCTTCATGAACCCATGTATCTGTTTCTGTGCAGTTTGTTTGTGAATGAGTTGTATGGTAGCACTGGTTTGTTTCCTGCTCTTATGATTCATTTGGTTTCAGATGCCCATTCAGTTTCCACTGTGTACTGTTACCTACAGATATTTTGCATGTACACATATGGATCTATGGAATTTTGCAATTTATCAGCCATGTCCTATGACAGGTACCTTGCTATATGTTATCCACTACAGTATAATGTCATCATGACACCCAACAGGGTGTGTTTTTTAATTTGTGTAATATGGTTGTACCCTTTTGCAAAAAGCATCATAACACTTTTTTTATCAATTCGTTTGAAATTGTGTGGGAACGTTATAGACAAAGTGTACTGTGACAACTACTTGATAGTGAAACTTGCTTGTTCATCTTCAGACACAACAGTTAATAACATCTATGGACTCTACAGTCTTGTTTTATCTGTTGTTGTCCCTTTAATTACTATTTTGTTTTCTTATGTTAAGATTCTGACTATTTGTTTGAAATCTTCCATTGAGACCAGACAGAAAGCTTTCAGCACCTGTACTCCTCACCTGGCCTCGCTGCTCAACTTCTCTTTCGGCTGTTTCTTAAATCTGCTCCAGAGTAGATTTGATAGGCCTATGAGAAATGTTCCAACTGTACTTCACACTATTTTATCAGTGTACTTTCTGATGTGCCAGCCACTTTTTAATCCTGTTGTGTATGGAGTTAGGATGGCTAAAATCAGACAGGCTTGTAAAAACATACTACCTGTAGGTCTGTACCCTAAAACATAA
- the LOC115206804 gene encoding olfactory receptor 11A1-like, which yields MENSTHYEVFRLAAYGDIGQLKYFYFAVVTVIYFVIILANALVIGVICIERSLHEPMYLFLCALFVNQLYGSTGLFPALMFYLLSDTHDISLLYCYLQIYVLYTYAITEFCNLAVISYDRYISICYPLQYNNIMTPKIICGLILLPWVYSFFINAIIISLSLRLQFCGNVLDRVYCDNYSVVKLACSNTMLNNIWGFVVTVLSFSCTIFPTIYSYVRILQICLKSSKETKQKAFNTCTPHITSLLNFSFGCLFVILQGRYDTAHLPAILRTILLVYFLICPPLFNPLMYGVRMVKIRHACKKVLGLYHKT from the coding sequence ATGGAAAACTCTACTCACTACGAGGTCTTTAGGCTTGCTGCATACGGAGATATCGGACAATTGAAGTATTTCTACTTTGCTGTAGTAACTGTAATATATTTTGTCATCATTCTTGCCAATGCTTTGGTTATTGGAGTTATCTGCATTGAAAGAAGCCTTCATGAACCCATGTATCTGTTTCTATGTGCTTTGTTTGTTAATCAGTTGTATGGGAGCACTGGTTTGTTTCCTGCTCTCATGTTTTACTTACTCTCTGACACACATGATATTTCCCTTCTTTATTGTTATCTCCAGATTTATGTGTTGTACACATATGCTATAACAGAATTTTGTAATTTAGCAGTTATTTCCTATGACAGGTACATTTCTATTTGTTATCCTCTACAGTATAACAATATTATGACACCTAAAATAATTTGTGGCTTAATTCTACTGCCCTGGGTGTATTCTTTTTTCATCAACGCCATCATTATCTCCCTGAGTTTGCGACTGCAATTTTGTGGTAACGTTCTAGACAGAGTGTATTGTGACAACTACTCGGTAGTCAAGCTTGCCTGTTCAAATACTATGCTGAATAACATATGGGGTTTTGTTGTCACTGTGCTATCTTTTTCCTGTACTATATTTCCTACCATATACTCATATGTAAGAATTCTACAAATATGTTTAAAGTCTTCTAAAGAGACGAAACAGAAAGCATTTAACACCTGTACACCACATATAACTTCTTTGCTGAACTTCTCCTTTGGCTGTTTATTTGTGATTCTACAAGGCAGATATGATACTGCTCATCTTCCAGCTATACTTCGCACTATTTTATTAGTTTATTTTCTGATATGTCCACCACTTTTCAATCCTTTAATGTATGGTGTCAGGATGGTTAAAATCAGGCATGCTTGTAAAAAGGTACTAGGACTTTACCATAAAACATAA